CTTAAAACTCTATCAGAGAAAGAAGCAGCCTGATTTTTTTAACCGGATGTTGCAAGGTGCAGCATTCAATTTTTAAATATTGTTTATAAAATAAAAATTCTATAAAAATGGCAGATTTGAAAGCATTCGCTGAACAATTAGTTAATTTGACAGTAAAAGAGGTAAATGAGCTTGCAGCTATCCTCAAAGACGAATATGGTATTGAGCCAGCTGCTGCTGGTGCTGTAATGGTAGCCGGTCCGGCTGCTGGTGGTGGCGAAGCTGAGGCTGTAGCTGAGCAAACAGCATTCGACGTAATCCTTAAATCAGGTGGTGCTAACAAACTTCAGGTTGTGAAGTTGGTTAAAGACCTTACAGGTTTAGGTTTGAAAGAAGCTAAAGAATTAGTTGATTCAGCTCCTAAAGCTTTGAAAGAAGGTATCGCAAAAGACGAAGCTACAGCTCTTAAAACTCAGTTAGAAGAAGCTGGTGCTGAAGTAGAAATTAAATAATTTTTATAACAGTCTTACAATCAGACTCTGGTCAAAACGTTAAAGTTTTGGCCGAGTCTTTTTGTCATTTAAAAACCGGCCGTTTTTCATAAAGTTCTTTATCATAAAAATACGGCTGATAAATCAGGGCGGCTCACGCCACAAGCGTGACACTTGCTCCACACCAAAGCGTGGGAGCTCAAACAAAGGCTCAATCCCTGCCGCGGCTAATCACCGACACACCAAATAAAAACTTTCTGAGTTATTGATTCACAAGGAATTAGACTCAAAAAAGCTTTTTATCCGATACACTTCTGCTACTCGTAGGGCAGATGCAAAGGGGTAAATAGTTTTCTTCACTGCGATTATTTTTCTGAAAAGAAAACTCAATTTTAGCTCAAAAGGCTGGGGGAGAGGGTCACTTTTCAACAAGTAATTAAAATTTTTCATTTTTAAACAATTAAAACCTTGAAATTGACAGAAACCGGAAGGAAGTCCTTTGCAAGCGTTACGCCCGCATTAGAATATCCCGATTTCCTGGATATTCAGTTGCAATCGTTCACCGAATTTTTCCAGATTGACACCCCGGCCGAAAGCCGCCGTGCAGAAGGTCTGTATCAGACTTTTATGGACAATTTCCCGATTGCCGACTCGCGTGAAAACTACGTACTGGAGTTCGTCGATTATACCATCGACCAACCCAAATACTCTGTAGATGAGTGTATCGACAGAGGCCTCACTTACTCAGTGCCACTTAAAGCCAAGCTTCGCTTACTTTGTAATGACACCGACAACGAAGACTTCGAGACCATCGAGCAGGAAGTATTCTTAGGAAACATTCCTTATATGACTGGCCGTGGATCATTCGTTATCAATGGTGCTGAAAGGGTAATCGTTTCTCAGCTACACCGTTCACCAGGCGTGTTCTTCTCTATGAGCAAGCACACCAATGGTACAAAACTATACTCTGCCCGTGTAATCCCAATGAAAGGATCATGGATAGAGTTCTCGACCGACGTAAACAACGTAATGTATGCTTACATCGACCGTAAAAAGAAATTTCCGGTAACTACACTATTACGTTCAATTGGTTTTGGTTCTGACAAAGAAATCCTTGACCTTTTCGGACTTTCAGAAGAAGTTGCTGCTACTAAAGAAAACCTTAAAGGAGTAATTGGTCGCCGTCTGGCAGCAAGGGTTCTTAAAACCTGGACAGAAGACTTCGTGGATGAAGATACCGGTGAGGTAGTTTCTATCGATCGTAACGAAATTATCCTTGAGCGTGATTCTGTTATTTCTGAGAATGACCTTGAGTTAATTCTTGATACTGAGCAAAAATCCATTATTCTTCACAGGGAAGATGCCAATGTGTCAGAATTTAACATCATATATAATACACTTCAAAAAGATAGCTCAAACTCTGAAAAAGAGGCCGTTGAGCAAATCTACCGTCAGTTGAGAAACACTGAAGCACCTGATGAGGCCACGGCTCGTGAAATCATCCAGGGCTTATTCTTCTCTGATAAGCGTTATGATTTGGGTGAGGTGGGTCGTTACAGAGTAAACACCAAATTGAGCCTTGATACTCCTTTGGAAACTTCGGTTTTGACCAAAGAAGACATCATTTCAATCGTGAAATATCTGATTGGACTTATAAATTCCAAAGCAGTTGTCGATGATATTGACCACTTGTCAAATCGTCGTGTACGTACTGTAGGTGAGCAGCTTTCAGGACAATTCGGAGTAGGTCTTGCCCGTATGGCCCGTACCATTAAAGAAAGAATGAACGTTCGTGATAACGAAGACTTCAAGCCGGTTGATTTGATCAACGCCCGTACTTTGTCTTCTGTAATCAACTCATTCTTTGGGACTAACCAGCTTTCTCAGTTTATGGACCAAACCAACCCATTGGCTGAGATTACTCACAAACGTCGTCTTTCAGCCTTAGGACCAGGTGGTCTTTCGCGTGAAAGAGCCGGTTTCGAGGTTCGTGACGTTCACTATACGCACTATGGTCGTCTGTGTACTATCGAAACTCCAGAGGGTCCAAACATCGGTTTGATATCTTCACTTTGTACTTTTGCAAAAGTTAACTCGATGGGCTTTATTGAAACTCCTTATATGAAAATAGAAGGGGGTAAGCTTTCGGGCGAAATAGAATATTTGACAGCTGAAGAAGAAGATGGTAAACACATAGCCATGGCTACTTCAGAAACCAAAAAAGATGGTACTTTCAGTATTGATCTTCTAAAATGTAGATATGAAGGGGATTTTCCTTTGAAAAACCCTAGCGAAATTGAATTCATGGACATTGCTCCTAATCAAATCGTTGCCATTGCTGCTTCATTGATTCCATTCCTTGAGCATGATGATGCCAACCGTGCGCTGATGGGTTCAAACATGCAGCGTCAGGCGGTGCCTTTGTTGCGTCCCGAAGCCCCAATTGTTGGTACAGGACTTGAAGGAAAACTTGCCCGTGACTCTCGTACACTTGTGGTGGCGGAAGGAGAAGGCGTTATCGATTACGTTGATGCCGATAAAATCGTAGTAAACTATGATTGGTCTGAAAATCAGAAACTTGTTAATTTTGATACTAACCTCAAAACTTACAGTCTGATTAAATTCCGTCGTACCAACCAGGATACTTGCATTAACCTTCGCCCAATTGTATTAAAAGGTCAGAAAGTAACAAAAGGTCAGATTTTGGTAGAAGGATATGCTACTCAAGGTGGCGAACTTGCTCTTGGACGTAACCTTCAGGTTGCATTCATGCCTTGGCAAGGTTATAACTTTGAGGATGCCATCGTTATCTCTGAAAGGGTTGTTCGTGAAGATATCTTTACATCAATACACATCGAAGAGTTTGACTTGGAAGTTCGTGATACCAAGCGTGGAGAAGAAGAGCTTACAGCTGAGATTCCAAACGTATCAGAAGAAGCTGTTAAAAACCTGGACGAAAACGGTATCGTGCGTACTGGTACTCACATCAAAGAAGGTGATATCTTGATTGGTAAGATTACTCCAAAAGGGGAATCTGATCCTACACCGGAAGAAAAACTTCTTCGTGCTATCTTCGGCGACAAAGCCGGCGATGTGAAAGATGCTTCTAAAAAAGCACCTCCTTCATTAAGAGGGGTTATTATAGATACAAAATTGTTCTCACGCCCTTCAAAAGAAGAAAGAGTTAAACATAAAGAAGAGCTTAAAACACTTCTTAAAAGCCATAGCAAGAATCTTTCTGATCTGAAAAATGTGATGATTGATAAAATGACTACCCTTTTGGATGGTCAGACTTGTAACGGAGTTAAGCATAAATTTGGTGAAGAATTGATATCAAAAGGTGTTAAATTCAATAAATCTAACATCTCTAATAATCTTTTCCCTGATAAAAACCCGTTTGTTGATGAAAGCACCTACAATGTTCCTGAAGAGTCAAATCTTTTTGGTGATATTATACTTGAAGGCTGGACAAGCGATGACGAGCTAAATGCTTCTTTGATTTCTTTGGTTAAAAACTATTTGACCAGAAGATCAGAAATCATCGGCGTATTCAAAAGAGAGAAGTTTGTTCTCGAAGTAGGGGATGAACTTCCTGCTGGTATCGTTAAATTGGCTAAAGTTTACATTGCTAAAAAACGTAAGTTGAAAGTGGGTGATAAAATGGCCGGTCGTCACGGTAACAAAGGGGTGGTTGCCAAAATCGTTCGCGATGAAGACATGCCTTTCCTTGAAGATGGTAGCACAATGGATATCGTACTTAACCCTCTTGGTGTACCTTCCCGTATGAACATCGGTCAGCTGTATGAAGTTGTACTGGGTTGGGCAGGACGTAAATTGGGACGTAAATATGCAACTCCAATTTTTGATGGTGCTTCAGCCGAAGAGGTTAATTCAGAGTTGATAGAAGCCGGATTGGCAGAATATGGTCGTACTCAGCTTTACAACGGACTTACCGGAGAGCCTTTTGACCAAAAAACTACAGTGGGTATCATGTATATGTTGAAACTGGGTCACCTGGTTGATGACAAAATGCACGCCCGTTCTATCGGACCATACTCTTTGATTACGCAACAGCCATT
The sequence above is a segment of the Cytophagaceae bacterium genome. Coding sequences within it:
- the rplL gene encoding 50S ribosomal protein L7/L12, which codes for MADLKAFAEQLVNLTVKEVNELAAILKDEYGIEPAAAGAVMVAGPAAGGGEAEAVAEQTAFDVILKSGGANKLQVVKLVKDLTGLGLKEAKELVDSAPKALKEGIAKDEATALKTQLEEAGAEVEIK
- the rpoB gene encoding DNA-directed RNA polymerase subunit beta; its protein translation is MKLTETGRKSFASVTPALEYPDFLDIQLQSFTEFFQIDTPAESRRAEGLYQTFMDNFPIADSRENYVLEFVDYTIDQPKYSVDECIDRGLTYSVPLKAKLRLLCNDTDNEDFETIEQEVFLGNIPYMTGRGSFVINGAERVIVSQLHRSPGVFFSMSKHTNGTKLYSARVIPMKGSWIEFSTDVNNVMYAYIDRKKKFPVTTLLRSIGFGSDKEILDLFGLSEEVAATKENLKGVIGRRLAARVLKTWTEDFVDEDTGEVVSIDRNEIILERDSVISENDLELILDTEQKSIILHREDANVSEFNIIYNTLQKDSSNSEKEAVEQIYRQLRNTEAPDEATAREIIQGLFFSDKRYDLGEVGRYRVNTKLSLDTPLETSVLTKEDIISIVKYLIGLINSKAVVDDIDHLSNRRVRTVGEQLSGQFGVGLARMARTIKERMNVRDNEDFKPVDLINARTLSSVINSFFGTNQLSQFMDQTNPLAEITHKRRLSALGPGGLSRERAGFEVRDVHYTHYGRLCTIETPEGPNIGLISSLCTFAKVNSMGFIETPYMKIEGGKLSGEIEYLTAEEEDGKHIAMATSETKKDGTFSIDLLKCRYEGDFPLKNPSEIEFMDIAPNQIVAIAASLIPFLEHDDANRALMGSNMQRQAVPLLRPEAPIVGTGLEGKLARDSRTLVVAEGEGVIDYVDADKIVVNYDWSENQKLVNFDTNLKTYSLIKFRRTNQDTCINLRPIVLKGQKVTKGQILVEGYATQGGELALGRNLQVAFMPWQGYNFEDAIVISERVVREDIFTSIHIEEFDLEVRDTKRGEEELTAEIPNVSEEAVKNLDENGIVRTGTHIKEGDILIGKITPKGESDPTPEEKLLRAIFGDKAGDVKDASKKAPPSLRGVIIDTKLFSRPSKEERVKHKEELKTLLKSHSKNLSDLKNVMIDKMTTLLDGQTCNGVKHKFGEELISKGVKFNKSNISNNLFPDKNPFVDESTYNVPEESNLFGDIILEGWTSDDELNASLISLVKNYLTRRSEIIGVFKREKFVLEVGDELPAGIVKLAKVYIAKKRKLKVGDKMAGRHGNKGVVAKIVRDEDMPFLEDGSTMDIVLNPLGVPSRMNIGQLYEVVLGWAGRKLGRKYATPIFDGASAEEVNSELIEAGLAEYGRTQLYNGLTGEPFDQKTTVGIMYMLKLGHLVDDKMHARSIGPYSLITQQPLGGKAQFGGQRFGEMEVWALEAFGASHVLREILTLKSDDVLGRAKAYEAIVKGENLPKASIPESFNVLVHELRGLALEITLN